One part of the Amphiprion ocellaris isolate individual 3 ecotype Okinawa chromosome 24, ASM2253959v1, whole genome shotgun sequence genome encodes these proteins:
- the LOC111580296 gene encoding keratin, type I cytoskeletal 18-like isoform X1, producing the protein MPSKNTAASMFGGAGGRGSRASVASLEGLRNVMRNDTERDSAPIAPAAAALTAATAAAPAAPADDKQTLRGLNDRLSGYLDRVRQLQEENRDLQKQIDDILAKRKAPEGRNWDEVQKPLDDLKKKIKDITMDNAKLLLQIDNTKLANDDFKNKLDDEKKARKELEKDVDDLKKVIEDTKLNREQTQKEIDLVKDEVSRLEQEHKDEVDALRQKIKDSEVKVEIDSQNSNLAEVVNSIRAQYDKLAQKNLKETEDWYKSKFDTIKVEEAQNVEALQSGKTELKDQLREKQTLEIQIQSSLSTIRNLEETLRITKAEYGQRLAPLNQVILGLEAELKEVRSQVEQQVETNKNLLCVKMKLEAEINNYQQLIYGMTADNDSLEFDLEDALHNGPQKPDAKVQEKVKNEAAVKQESAPSNKSTPPKAPEDAEKEKPSEVEEEHVITAAVNKEAAPASSPTKKKKPKTKKDSSSSSSSSSSSSSSSSSSSSESDNEKPKNENEMAKA; encoded by the exons ATGCCTTCTAAAAACACCGCCGCCAGCATGTTCGGTGGAGCCGGGGGAAGGGGCTCCAGGGCGTCCGTGGCGAGCCTGGAGGGGCTGCGGAACGTGATGCGCAACGACACGGAGAGAGACTCCGCTCCCATCGCTCCAGCTGCCGCCGCGCTCACCGCCGCTACCGCCGCCGCTCCTGCCGCCCCCGCGGACGACAAGCAGACGCTGCGGGGACTGAACGACCGTCTGTCCGGTTACCTGGACCGAGTGaggcagctgcaggaggagaaccGGGACCTGCAGAAACAGATCGATGACATTCTGGCCAAGAGGAAAGCACCGGAAGGACGCAACTGGGATGAAGTCCAGAAACCTCTGGATGACCTCAAGAAGAAg ATCAAAGATATCACCATGGACAATGCAAAGCTGCTGCTCCAGATTGACAACACCAAACTGGCCAATGATGACTTCAAGAACAA GCTGGACGATGAGAAAAAGGCCCGTAAGGAATTAGAGAAAGACGTGGATGACCTGAAGAAGGTCATTGAAGACACCAAACTGAACCGTGAGCAGACGCAGAAAGAGATCGATCTGGTGAAGGACGAAGTTTCTCGTCTCGAGCAGGAACACAAAGAC GAGGTGGACGCTCTGCGTCAGAAGATCAAGGACTCCGAGGTGAAGGTGGAGATTGATTCCCAGAACTCCAACCTGGCTGAGGTTGTCAACAGCATCCGAGCCCAGTACGACAAACTGGCCCagaagaacctgaaggagaCGGAGGACTGGTACAAGAGCAAG TTTGACACCATCAAGGTGGAGGAGGCCCAGAACGTGGAGGCCCTGCAGTCTGGAAAGACGGAGCTCAAGGATCAGCTGAGAGAGAAGCAAACTCTGGAAATCCAGATTCAGAGCTCGCTGAGCACG ATCCGTAACCTGGAAGAGACTCTGCGGATCACCAAAGCAGAATATGGTCAACGTCTGGCCCCATTAAACCAGGTAATCCTTGGCCTGGAGGCGGAGCTGAAGGAAGTGAGGTCACAGGTGGAGCAACAGGTGGAGACCAACAAGAACCTGCTGTGTGTTAAGATGAAGCTGGAGGCAGAAATCAACAACTACCAGCAGCTGATTTACGGCATGACCGCTGATAACGACAG CTTGGAGTTTGATTTAGAGGATGCACTGCATAACG gcCCGCAAAAGCCTGACGCGAAGGTTcaggaaaaagtaaaaaacgAAGCCGCTGTGAAACAAGAAAGCGCCCCCTCTAACAAATCCACTCCCCCAAAAGCCCCTGAAgatgctgaaaaagaaaaacccagtGAAGTGGAGGAAGAACACGTCATCACGGCTGCTGTCAACAAGGAAGCAGCTCCAGCCAGCAGCccaactaaaaagaaaaaacccaaaactaaGAAAgattcatcctcttcctcctcttcctcctcctcctcctcctcttcctcttcctcgtcctcctctgAGTCTGACAATGAAAAGCCcaaaaatgagaatgaaatgGCCAAAGCTTGA
- the LOC111580296 gene encoding keratin, type I cytoskeletal 18-like isoform X2, whose translation MPSKNTAASMFGGAGGRGSRASVASLEGLRNVMRNDTERDSAPIAPAAAALTAATAAAPAAPADDKQTLRGLNDRLSGYLDRVRQLQEENRDLQKQIDDILAKRKAPEGRNWDEVQKPLDDLKKKIKDITMDNAKLLLQIDNTKLANDDFKNKLDDEKKARKELEKDVDDLKKVIEDTKLNREQTQKEIDLVKDEVSRLEQEHKDEVDALRQKIKDSEVKVEIDSQNSNLAEVVNSIRAQYDKLAQKNLKETEDWYKSKFDTIKVEEAQNVEALQSGKTELKDQLREKQTLEIQIQSSLSTIRNLEETLRITKAEYGQRLAPLNQVILGLEAELKEVRSQVEQQVETNKNLLCVKMKLEAEINNYQQLIYGMTADNDRPAKA comes from the exons ATGCCTTCTAAAAACACCGCCGCCAGCATGTTCGGTGGAGCCGGGGGAAGGGGCTCCAGGGCGTCCGTGGCGAGCCTGGAGGGGCTGCGGAACGTGATGCGCAACGACACGGAGAGAGACTCCGCTCCCATCGCTCCAGCTGCCGCCGCGCTCACCGCCGCTACCGCCGCCGCTCCTGCCGCCCCCGCGGACGACAAGCAGACGCTGCGGGGACTGAACGACCGTCTGTCCGGTTACCTGGACCGAGTGaggcagctgcaggaggagaaccGGGACCTGCAGAAACAGATCGATGACATTCTGGCCAAGAGGAAAGCACCGGAAGGACGCAACTGGGATGAAGTCCAGAAACCTCTGGATGACCTCAAGAAGAAg ATCAAAGATATCACCATGGACAATGCAAAGCTGCTGCTCCAGATTGACAACACCAAACTGGCCAATGATGACTTCAAGAACAA GCTGGACGATGAGAAAAAGGCCCGTAAGGAATTAGAGAAAGACGTGGATGACCTGAAGAAGGTCATTGAAGACACCAAACTGAACCGTGAGCAGACGCAGAAAGAGATCGATCTGGTGAAGGACGAAGTTTCTCGTCTCGAGCAGGAACACAAAGAC GAGGTGGACGCTCTGCGTCAGAAGATCAAGGACTCCGAGGTGAAGGTGGAGATTGATTCCCAGAACTCCAACCTGGCTGAGGTTGTCAACAGCATCCGAGCCCAGTACGACAAACTGGCCCagaagaacctgaaggagaCGGAGGACTGGTACAAGAGCAAG TTTGACACCATCAAGGTGGAGGAGGCCCAGAACGTGGAGGCCCTGCAGTCTGGAAAGACGGAGCTCAAGGATCAGCTGAGAGAGAAGCAAACTCTGGAAATCCAGATTCAGAGCTCGCTGAGCACG ATCCGTAACCTGGAAGAGACTCTGCGGATCACCAAAGCAGAATATGGTCAACGTCTGGCCCCATTAAACCAGGTAATCCTTGGCCTGGAGGCGGAGCTGAAGGAAGTGAGGTCACAGGTGGAGCAACAGGTGGAGACCAACAAGAACCTGCTGTGTGTTAAGATGAAGCTGGAGGCAGAAATCAACAACTACCAGCAGCTGATTTACGGCATGACCGCTGATAACGACAG gcCCGCAAAAGCCTGA
- the arpc2 gene encoding actin-related protein 2/3 complex subunit 2 gives MILLEINNRIIEETLTLKFDGASNGTKPEAVDVTFADFDGVLYHISNPNGDKTKVMVSISLKFYKELQEHGADELLKRVYGNFLVSPEAGYNVSLLYDLDALPANKDEVVHQAGMLKRNCFASVFEKYFKFQEEGKEGEKRAVVHYRDDESMYVEAKKDRVTVVFSTVFKDDDDVIIGKVFMQEFKEGRRASHTAPQVLFSHREPPLELKDTDAAVGDNIGYITFVLFPRHTNANARDNTINLIHTFRDYLHYHIKCSKAYIHTRMRAKTSDFLKVLNRARPDAEKKEMKTISGKTFSR, from the exons ATGATCCTGTTAGAAATCAATAACCGCATTATAGAAGAGACGCTGACGCTCAAGTTCGACGGCGCTTCCAACGG AACCAAACCAGAGGCCGTCGATGTGACATTTGCAG ATTTCGATGGCGTCTTGTACCACATCTCCAACCCCAATGGGGACAAGACCAAAGTGATGGTCAGCATCTCGCTGAAGTTCTACaaggagctgcaggagcacGGAGCTGACGAG CTGCTCAAGAGGGTTTATGGGAATTTCCTGGTTTCACCGGAGGCTG GTTACAACGTGTCTCTCCTGTACGACCTGGACGCTCTACCAGCCAACAAGGATGAGGTTGTTCACCAGGCGGGGATGCTCAAGAGGAACTGCTTCGCCTCTGTGTTTGAAAAGTACTTCAAGTTTCAGGAGGAGGGCAAAGAGGGCGAGAAGAGGGCCGTGGTCCACTACAGAGACGATGAGTCCAT GTATGTGGAGGCCAAGAAAGACAGAGTGACGGTGGTGTTCAGCACAGTGTTCAAAGACGACGACGACGTCATCATCGGCAAAGTCTTCATGCAG GAGTTTAAAGAGGGCCGGAGAGCGAGTCACACGGCTCCACAGGTGCTGTTCAGCCACAGGGAGCCTCCTCTGGAGCTGAAGGACACAGATGCAGCTGTTGGGGACAACATTGGATACATCACCTTCG TTCTGTTCCCACGTCACACCAATGCCAATGCTAGAGACAACACCATCAACCTCATCCACACCTTCAGGGACTACCTGCACTACCACATAAAGTGTTCTAAG GCCTACATTCACACACGTATGAGGGCCAAGACGTCAGACTTCCTCAAGGTGCTGAATCGCGCTCGACCCGACGCCGAGAAGAAGGAGATGAAGACCATCTC TGGAAAGACCTTCTCCCGCTGA